One genomic region from Vibrio sp. SCSIO 43137 encodes:
- a CDS encoding HD domain-containing protein, which produces MINEYEQKMLSFVEKEMTQDAAHDINHVLRVVKSAKQLCQPEQAIAEIVVPAAYLHDCVSLAKNHPQRTQSSVMAAEKAIAFLREINYPEKWFDGIYHAIAAHSFSAGIKPETTEASIVQDADRLDALGAIGVTRWMQVTTQLGTPLYHPQDAFCDTRRPDDKQYAVDHFYVKLLRLADTFNTQSAKTEAEKRTRFMLSFLDQLRAEV; this is translated from the coding sequence ATGATCAACGAGTATGAGCAGAAGATGCTCTCCTTTGTGGAAAAAGAGATGACTCAGGATGCCGCTCACGATATTAATCATGTGTTACGGGTGGTTAAAAGCGCAAAACAACTTTGCCAACCGGAGCAGGCTATTGCTGAGATTGTTGTACCTGCCGCCTATCTGCATGACTGTGTCTCGCTGGCAAAAAACCATCCGCAACGGACTCAGAGCTCGGTAATGGCGGCGGAAAAAGCGATCGCTTTTCTGAGGGAAATTAACTACCCGGAGAAGTGGTTCGACGGCATCTATCACGCTATCGCAGCGCACAGTTTTAGTGCCGGAATTAAGCCGGAAACGACTGAAGCCAGTATTGTTCAGGATGCCGACAGGCTGGATGCATTAGGCGCTATTGGTGTCACCCGCTGGATGCAGGTAACTACCCAGTTGGGCACACCACTTTATCATCCACAGGATGCTTTTTGCGATACTCGTCGGCCCGATGATAAGCAGTATGCGGTTGACCACTTTTACGTAAAACTGCTCAGGCTGGCTGACACCTTCAATACCCAATCAGCAAAAACCGAGGCGGAAAAACGCACCCGGTTTATGCTCTCTTTTCTGGATCAGTTAAGAGCTGAAGTCTGA
- a CDS encoding zinc ribbon domain-containing protein YjdM, with protein sequence MSYPPCPQCQSEYVYQDQEQLVCPECAYEWNPSEAADDIPNVKDANGTQLSEGDKVTIAKDLKVKGSSQVLKIGTKAVIRRIVDGKDHQLDCKVDGTGEMMITAKYVKRAG encoded by the coding sequence ATGTCTTACCCTCCATGCCCTCAATGTCAGTCTGAATATGTATATCAAGATCAGGAGCAACTGGTTTGCCCTGAATGTGCTTACGAATGGAACCCGTCGGAAGCCGCTGATGATATTCCCAATGTAAAGGACGCCAACGGCACACAGCTTAGTGAAGGGGATAAGGTCACCATCGCCAAAGACCTGAAGGTAAAAGGTAGCTCACAGGTGCTAAAGATTGGGACTAAAGCGGTGATCAGGCGTATTGTTGACGGCAAAGATCACCAGCTTGATTGTAAGGTAGATGGTACCGGCGAGATGATGATTACGGCGAAGTACGTGAAGAGAGCCGGATAA
- a CDS encoding DMT family transporter, giving the protein MIFYIFLALINGICIALSRILNGQLSQYRGAFHASYINHLIGFAFLTLLVLSWFGLPEQLPTDFTLYTGGVIGALYVAVNSLVMTKLGSTNAIILVISGQMLLSLLIDMLIGLPQNMLLSLTGVVLIVAGIATKEFIRLSSRTSP; this is encoded by the coding sequence ATGATTTTCTATATATTTCTCGCCCTGATTAACGGTATCTGTATCGCACTGAGCAGGATACTAAACGGACAGCTGAGCCAGTATCGCGGGGCATTTCACGCCTCTTATATCAACCACCTTATCGGTTTTGCTTTTCTGACTCTGCTGGTTCTGAGTTGGTTTGGACTGCCTGAGCAACTGCCTACGGACTTTACTCTGTATACCGGCGGGGTCATCGGCGCCCTTTATGTGGCGGTCAACAGTCTGGTGATGACAAAACTCGGCTCCACCAACGCCATTATTCTGGTGATCAGCGGTCAGATGCTGCTTAGCCTGCTAATCGATATGCTCATTGGATTGCCTCAGAATATGCTGCTGAGCCTGACCGGTGTCGTTCTGATTGTGGCCGGTATCGCGACGAAAGAGTTTATCCGGCTCTCTTCACGTACTTCGCCGTAA